One window of Nocardia sp. NBC_00508 genomic DNA carries:
- a CDS encoding Fur family transcriptional regulator — protein MLRGAALRVTAPRLAVLTTVHDHPHSDTDSILARVRETLGAVSHQAVYDVLRALTAAGLVRRIQPMGSVARYETRVGDNHHHVVCRSCGVIADVDCAVGETPCLTASDHNGFVLEEAEVIYWGLCPDCATSEASRAHP, from the coding sequence ATGTTGCGCGGGGCGGCCCTGCGAGTGACGGCACCGCGGTTGGCGGTTCTGACCACGGTGCACGACCATCCCCACTCCGATACGGACTCGATCCTCGCTCGCGTGCGCGAGACCCTCGGTGCGGTGTCCCACCAGGCCGTGTACGACGTGCTGCGAGCACTGACCGCCGCGGGACTGGTCCGGCGCATCCAGCCGATGGGCTCTGTAGCGCGCTACGAGACGCGGGTCGGGGACAACCACCACCACGTCGTGTGCCGGTCGTGCGGCGTCATCGCCGACGTCGACTGTGCCGTCGGCGAGACGCCCTGTCTGACCGCGTCGGACCACAACGGTTTCGTCCTCGAGGAGGCCGAAGTCATCTACTGGGGGCTTTGCCCCGACTGCGCGACATCGGAAGCGTCCCGAGCACACCCATGA
- a CDS encoding ATP-binding protein, whose translation MDKHIQVGDRGSDPDDHKYRMRISRLAIDKLGIKLYDRVSAVLAELIANSYDADATLVEVSLPWGVTLAGTVRSAEEPQYEIVVTDNGHGMTAAEVNEHYLMVGSDRRMRMGSDLSREQKRPVMGRKGIGKLAAFGICRTIEVITAGGSMADRTSQGWPVSHIVMDLHDMLSDTERDYYPMVGGRDGTFAARRGTTVILRDFFRKRVNSGPELNRQLAARFGIERPDWRVEVHNSAVAGSEESFILSDLPIDVMEETRIDVRHRPVRAGHQFLPVSGWVAYSKQPYRDESMAGVRIYARGKIVAQTRDFGIAAGFTGEFKLRSYLVGAIHVDWLDDEDDLVRSDRQDIMWSSPRGEALAAWGRDLIKEIGRMGERSIRRRVWEEFVERSRVHETLEAIAPGDKLFRDSVIDAARILVAHKDRAALEDAAHVESIVRLALSLGPQRSLLETLKEIAEDGDTQLDVVVALFERARVAEIYSLGQIASERVAVVDRLRSLIDDHRSLERPFQELIESAPWLLAPEWTPLGMNESLKRVRASFERWYAQQFGVTLVTTAIGSEKREPDFVLLHDSGELWIVEIKRMDYHLTDEEYNRAINYLYALDAFLNENPRIGTQFPRRRLTFIVDHTDKLRPASLSSLDSDARVDRRTWRELLDATLRAHRDFLEHVYTMRGEEDETQPGGARAG comes from the coding sequence ATGGACAAGCACATTCAGGTGGGCGATCGGGGGAGCGATCCGGACGATCACAAGTACCGGATGCGGATCAGCCGGTTGGCGATCGACAAGCTCGGAATAAAGCTCTATGACCGGGTTTCGGCCGTGCTCGCCGAATTGATCGCGAACTCCTACGATGCCGATGCCACGCTGGTGGAGGTATCGCTGCCGTGGGGTGTGACATTGGCGGGCACGGTCCGCTCCGCGGAGGAACCGCAATACGAGATCGTGGTCACCGACAACGGCCACGGCATGACCGCGGCGGAGGTGAATGAGCACTATCTCATGGTCGGTTCCGACCGCAGGATGCGGATGGGCTCGGATCTGTCCCGGGAGCAGAAGCGTCCGGTAATGGGCCGCAAGGGTATCGGGAAACTCGCGGCCTTCGGTATCTGCCGCACGATCGAGGTGATTACCGCGGGCGGCAGCATGGCGGATCGGACATCGCAGGGTTGGCCGGTGTCGCATATCGTGATGGACCTGCACGACATGCTGTCCGACACCGAACGCGACTACTACCCGATGGTCGGTGGACGCGACGGTACTTTCGCTGCACGCCGCGGCACCACGGTGATCCTGCGGGACTTCTTCCGCAAGCGGGTGAATTCCGGTCCGGAACTGAACCGGCAGTTGGCCGCGAGGTTCGGGATCGAGCGTCCGGACTGGCGGGTCGAGGTGCACAACAGCGCCGTCGCGGGTTCGGAGGAGAGTTTCATCCTCAGCGATCTTCCGATCGACGTGATGGAGGAAACCCGGATCGACGTGCGGCACCGGCCGGTCCGTGCGGGGCACCAGTTCCTTCCGGTCTCGGGCTGGGTGGCGTACTCCAAGCAGCCGTACCGGGACGAGTCCATGGCGGGTGTCCGCATCTACGCGCGCGGCAAGATCGTGGCGCAGACCAGGGATTTCGGCATCGCGGCCGGGTTCACCGGTGAATTCAAACTCCGCTCGTACCTGGTCGGCGCCATCCACGTCGACTGGCTCGACGACGAAGACGATCTGGTCCGGTCCGACCGCCAGGACATCATGTGGAGTTCGCCGCGCGGTGAGGCGCTGGCCGCGTGGGGACGTGATCTGATCAAGGAGATCGGCCGGATGGGGGAGCGGTCGATTCGGCGGCGGGTATGGGAGGAGTTCGTGGAGCGGTCGCGCGTGCACGAGACCTTGGAAGCGATCGCGCCGGGCGACAAGTTGTTTCGCGATTCGGTGATCGACGCCGCACGAATCCTGGTCGCGCACAAGGATCGGGCCGCACTGGAAGACGCGGCCCATGTCGAGAGCATTGTCCGGCTGGCGCTGTCGCTGGGACCGCAGCGCAGCCTGCTGGAGACGCTGAAGGAGATCGCGGAAGACGGGGACACTCAACTGGATGTGGTCGTCGCGCTGTTCGAACGCGCACGGGTCGCCGAAATCTATTCGCTGGGTCAGATCGCCAGCGAACGAGTGGCCGTGGTGGATCGCCTCCGCAGCCTCATCGACGACCATCGGTCACTGGAGCGGCCGTTCCAGGAGTTGATCGAAAGCGCGCCATGGCTGCTGGCGCCGGAGTGGACACCGCTGGGCATGAACGAGTCCCTCAAACGGGTGCGGGCGAGCTTCGAACGGTGGTATGCGCAGCAGTTCGGTGTCACGCTGGTGACGACCGCGATCGGCAGCGAGAAACGCGAACCGGATTTCGTGTTGCTGCACGATTCCGGTGAGCTGTGGATCGTCGAGATCAAGCGCATGGACTATCACCTCACCGACGAGGAGTACAACCGGGCGATCAACTACCTCTACGCCCTGGACGCCTTCCTCAACGAGAATCCACGCATCGGCACGCAGTTTCCCCGTCGCAGGCTGACCTTCATCGTCGACCACACCGACAAACTGCGTCCGGCCTCATTGTCGTCTCTGGACAGCGACGCCCGCGTCGATCGGCGCACATGGCGGGAACTGCTGGACGCGACATTACGTGCGCACCGCGACTTCCTCGAGCACGTCTACACGATGCGCGGCGAGGAAGACGAGACCCAACCGGGCGGAGCCCGAGCGGGGTGA
- a CDS encoding acyl-CoA dehydrogenase family protein codes for MTVIDELGTAPLPAPGAEILARAKTLARQLRERAQEIERARRLPADIVDLLRDTGVFRMAFARTWGGPELTSIEQTEVVEAIAYGDASAGWCAMIGSDTGLYARFLDESVAKEMFPSLDMVTAGLLFPTGRAGRVPGGFRLTGRWQFGSGITHADWVVSGAFIHRDGTPERDATGAPDSRLFLVPRAQVEVIDTWHTTGLAGSGSCDYTIADIFVPEERTLEFATVRGESGPLAQPEVHMRNMPAVPLGVARAAIDYVLAESAAKADDYRVQVTLADCAADLHATRSGVYTALHRQWEVLSGSGTLDALTPDERAALPLSRLHAFRTARSIVQRLYDLRQTSAIYQRSPLDRWLRDTTTMCQHIVAQDRILQSAGAYLLGGTPSFELCLGLVR; via the coding sequence ATGACCGTCATCGACGAACTCGGCACCGCACCGCTGCCCGCCCCGGGGGCCGAAATACTCGCTCGTGCCAAGACTCTCGCGCGCCAGCTGCGGGAACGGGCCCAGGAGATCGAGCGTGCCCGCAGACTGCCCGCGGATATCGTCGATCTGCTCCGTGACACCGGCGTATTCCGGATGGCGTTCGCCCGCACCTGGGGCGGGCCGGAACTCACCTCGATCGAACAGACCGAGGTGGTGGAGGCCATCGCCTATGGCGACGCCTCCGCGGGCTGGTGTGCCATGATCGGCTCCGATACCGGCCTCTACGCCCGTTTCCTGGACGAGTCCGTGGCCAAGGAGATGTTTCCCAGCTTGGACATGGTGACCGCGGGCCTGCTGTTCCCCACCGGCCGGGCCGGCCGCGTCCCCGGTGGCTTCCGCCTGACCGGGCGCTGGCAGTTCGGTAGCGGGATCACCCACGCCGACTGGGTCGTCTCCGGCGCCTTCATCCACCGCGACGGCACGCCCGAGCGCGACGCCACCGGCGCACCCGACTCCCGACTGTTCCTGGTTCCCCGGGCCCAGGTCGAAGTGATCGACACCTGGCACACCACGGGCCTCGCGGGCAGCGGCAGCTGCGACTACACCATCGCCGATATCTTCGTTCCCGAGGAGCGCACCCTGGAATTCGCCACCGTTCGTGGCGAATCCGGCCCGCTGGCACAGCCCGAGGTACACATGCGGAATATGCCTGCGGTCCCGCTCGGCGTCGCGCGCGCCGCGATCGACTACGTCCTCGCCGAATCCGCCGCAAAAGCGGACGACTACCGCGTGCAGGTCACCCTCGCCGACTGCGCGGCCGACCTGCACGCCACCCGCTCCGGTGTGTACACCGCGCTGCACCGGCAGTGGGAAGTCCTGTCCGGAAGCGGCACTCTCGACGCGCTCACCCCCGACGAACGCGCGGCGCTGCCGTTGTCCCGTCTGCACGCCTTCCGCACCGCCCGCTCCATCGTCCAGCGCCTGTACGATCTGCGCCAGACCTCCGCCATCTACCAGCGATCGCCTTTGGACCGCTGGCTGCGCGACACCACGACGATGTGCCAGCACATCGTCGCCCAGGACCGCATCCTCCAGTCCGCGGGTGCCTATTTGCTCGGCGGCACACCGAGTTTCGAACTCTGCCTCGGTCTCGTACGGTAG
- a CDS encoding saccharopine dehydrogenase family protein, whose amino-acid sequence MPAVVVYGAYGHTGRFIVAELVRRGWTPILSGRDEARLRALAATHPGLDVRPAAVDDPNALDRVLRGGIAVVNAAGPFARTAHAVAESALRTGTHYLDVAAEVEVAHEIVTRYPDRARSAGIVIAPSIAFYGGLGDLLATAAMGGWSSADRITLAYALDSWIPTLGTRATVATSKTRRDGRRLVFSGGRFVHRTDAAPVLDWTYPAPVGKQTVVGEFTTADSVTIPHHLDTAVLDTYMTAAPLRDLSAPDLTPPQPADDTGRSAQQFLVEVVAHANGAERRAVAAGRDIYAATAPIIAEVLTRIHSGNAVGVLTAGRIADAPELLRALHPAHFDRLDLGEQ is encoded by the coding sequence ATGCCGGCTGTTGTCGTCTATGGGGCATATGGGCACACCGGGCGTTTCATCGTGGCCGAGCTGGTGCGCCGCGGCTGGACGCCGATCCTGTCGGGTCGCGACGAAGCCCGGCTGCGGGCGCTCGCCGCGACCCATCCGGGCCTGGATGTCCGTCCGGCGGCCGTCGACGATCCCAACGCGCTGGATCGCGTCCTCCGCGGCGGAATCGCCGTCGTCAACGCCGCGGGTCCGTTCGCTCGGACCGCGCATGCCGTCGCCGAGTCCGCGCTGCGGACCGGAACGCACTATCTCGACGTGGCCGCCGAGGTCGAGGTCGCCCATGAGATCGTCACCCGGTATCCGGATCGGGCTCGGTCCGCGGGCATCGTGATCGCCCCGTCCATCGCCTTCTACGGCGGCCTCGGCGACCTGCTCGCCACCGCCGCCATGGGCGGCTGGTCCTCGGCCGACCGGATCACCCTCGCCTACGCTCTGGACAGCTGGATCCCCACCCTCGGCACCCGCGCTACCGTGGCGACCTCGAAGACTCGCCGCGACGGCCGGCGCCTCGTCTTCTCCGGCGGCCGATTCGTCCACCGCACCGACGCCGCGCCTGTGCTGGACTGGACCTATCCGGCGCCGGTCGGAAAGCAGACGGTGGTAGGCGAGTTCACGACCGCCGACAGCGTCACGATCCCCCACCACCTGGACACGGCAGTTCTCGACACCTACATGACGGCCGCTCCACTGCGGGACCTTTCCGCGCCCGACCTCACCCCGCCCCAACCCGCCGACGACACCGGGCGCTCCGCCCAGCAGTTCCTGGTGGAGGTTGTCGCCCACGCGAACGGCGCCGAACGCCGGGCCGTCGCCGCGGGTCGTGATATCTATGCCGCCACCGCCCCCATCATCGCCGAGGTGTTGACCCGAATTCACTCCGGCAACGCCGTCGGGGTGTTGACCGCCGGCCGGATCGCCGACGCCCCGGAACTCCTGCGGGCACTGCACCCGGCGCATTTCGATCGCCTCGATCTCGGCGAACAATAG